DNA sequence from the Manihot esculenta cultivar AM560-2 chromosome 11, M.esculenta_v8, whole genome shotgun sequence genome:
ATAACAGTGAGaaagggtttagggtttatctGGAGATGAAAAGGAAAGGGTATAAACTTGATATTTTTGCTTATAATATGCTCTTGGATGCTTTAGCCAAAGATGAAAAGGTTCGGTGCCTTatgtttcttctttttcttcttcttcttctgtttaaATGTGAATTCTTTTATAGGGATTTTGTGATTCTTATTTGTTTAATGTGCGTAGTGATGTAGTCAATGAGACATTCTGATTCTTCCGTTTGTTGATATAGAGTAGTTCAGAATTGTGCTTGTTGCAAATTGTCTACGACCACTTGAATTTCAGTTTGTATGTCAGTATACGCCTGCATCATTGAATCTTCCTATATTTATTATCATCTATCTCTTATCTGTAATTAAATGGCCTTAAGGGTGTGAAAATGGTGTTTGATTATAGCAATCATTGATGCAAAAGGTGTCCCAATTGtatattttatagattaagTTGACAGCTGAATTCTTGTTGACTTCCTGTTCAATGAGCTCATTGCTGGAACTTTTGGTTTAATGTGATATGAGGTTTTCTTTTGTGGTTTATCATATTATTAGATTAGCAAGCTGGCCAATTTTTTGAACTTAGGATTGTTCATAATTTTGATCTTTCGCACATTTTAGTACATAATTATTCATGTTGACAAAATTTTTCGAATAATGTACTCTGAACAtgagaaataaaagaagaacattCTGCATTAAGGAACTGAAGCTAACCTGGTGTGTGAGATACAATTGTGAATGAATAAAGAATTTGTGGAAAAATATCCTAGAGACACATAGTTGCTTTCCTAGTTAGTTGAAATGTGGCGCGTGATGCAACATTAATCAAACACTATAAAAGTATTAACAACGTAGGAATTGTTATATCTGAGTTGATGAATTTACTTCTACTGATAACTGTTTCAATGTGCATGTCATCATTGAAAGAGCCTGATTATCTGATGTGCAGCATTTTGACAGGTGGCCGAGGCATACAAGGTTTTTGAAGACATGAAAAGAAAGTATTGTGAGCCTGATGAGTATACATACACAATCATGATCAGAATGACTGGAAGAATTGGTAAATGTGATGAGTCTCTGGTGCTATTTGAGAAAATGTTAGACAAGGGTTGTTCTCCTAATTTAGTTGCTTATAATACTATGATCCAAGCACTGGCCAGCAGCCGAATGGTTGACAAGACCATTTTCCTTTTCTCAAAAATGATTGAGAAAGATTGCCAGCCCAATGAATTCACATTTAGTGTCATACTCAATCTTCTAGCTACAGAAGGGCAACTTCATAAGCTAGATGAGGTCATTGAATTGTCAAGAAAGTACATGAAGAGGTCAATATATGCATATCTTGTTAGGACATTAAGCAAATTGGGGCATTCAAGTGAGGCTCACAGATTGTTTTGCAAAATGTGGAGCTACCTTGATAGAGGAGATAGGGATGCATGTTTGTCTGTGTTAGAGAATTTGTGTGGTGCTGGTAAAATTGCAGAGGCCATTGATATGCTGAGTAAAATTCATGAGAAAGGAATAACTACTGATACAATCATGTATAATACAGTATTTTCTGCCCTTGGCAGGTTAAAGCAAATATCCCATCTTCATGATCTTTATGCGAACATGAAGAAAGATGGCCCTTTGCCAGATCTATTCACTTACAATATTCTGATCTCCAGCTTTGGTAGGGCAGGAAAAGTTCATGAagctattaaaatatttgaagaaCTAGAGAACAGTGATTGCAAACCTGATATTATATCTTACAATTCATTGATTAATTGCCTTGGGAAGAATGGTGATCTTGATGAAGCTCACATGAGGTTTAAGGAAATGCAAGAGAAAGGGTTCAATCCTGATGTTGTAACATACAGCACACTCATAGAGTGCTTTGGCAAAACCGGTAAAGTTGAAATGGCTTGCAGGTTGTTTGATGAGATGCTAGCTTCTGGCTGCTGCCCAAACATTGTAACATACAACATCTTACT
Encoded proteins:
- the LOC110626889 gene encoding pentatricopeptide repeat-containing protein At1g51965, mitochondrial, translating into MRHLHHHRQHISITTSRRHYATKYTAKITSTSPTGRTLSAEVTLPLPSDPRGYPLPRRHLICKVTQILLQSHRNTTSHSRPSSSTLQIDTDPFFSLEEYLSSLSISLTPAEASEVLKSLNCPSLALKFFQFCPSLSPNFRHDAFTYSRLILVLSKSTLPDRVNLVRAVVSEMEKHGVRGTISTVNILIGFFGDTEDLDKSVALIEKWGLRMNGYTYKCLVQAYLRSHNSEKGFRVYLEMKRKGYKLDIFAYNMLLDALAKDEKVAEAYKVFEDMKRKYCEPDEYTYTIMIRMTGRIGKCDESLVLFEKMLDKGCSPNLVAYNTMIQALASSRMVDKTIFLFSKMIEKDCQPNEFTFSVILNLLATEGQLHKLDEVIELSRKYMKRSIYAYLVRTLSKLGHSSEAHRLFCKMWSYLDRGDRDACLSVLENLCGAGKIAEAIDMLSKIHEKGITTDTIMYNTVFSALGRLKQISHLHDLYANMKKDGPLPDLFTYNILISSFGRAGKVHEAIKIFEELENSDCKPDIISYNSLINCLGKNGDLDEAHMRFKEMQEKGFNPDVVTYSTLIECFGKTGKVEMACRLFDEMLASGCCPNIVTYNILLDCLERSGRTAEAVDLYAKLKQQGLTPDSITYSVLERLQSGSHAKVRLRRQNPITGWVVSPLR